The following nucleotide sequence is from Mesobacillus jeotgali.
TTACAGTATAGAACCAAAACAGAGTAAGAAAGGCCATCGTATGAGTACGACGGCCTTTCTTACTTGGGTAGGGACTTATATTCAAAAGGGGGTTTGATGTCCTAGCTATTTTAGAATAATATATGATTTTGCAGATATTATGCAAAAGGCATTACGAATATATTACATTTTTTCATTCACAATTCCCTCAAATTATTCAAATACTCTTCTTCATATTCTCCTAGTTTGTTTTCCAATTCATCATTCTTTTGATCCTTTGACCAGGCAAAGAAGATGAAGCCAATGACTGTCCCATATATGATTTCCTGGATGAACTTCATGAATGCGCCACCTGCTTGCTGGTCATCTAATGGGCCAATTCCAAATAATTGCGGTGCTTGCATATATGAAGTATATAGCAGGTCTTTTGAGAAAATGATTAGCGCACATGCCGGAGTGAGCAGGATGCCCATCACGCATATATAGGCTATTTTATATAACGGCTTCATCGTTCCCTTGAATTCCGCCGGAGAGACGACTGGCCACCACATAATTAGGGCCAGGACAAATAAAACAAATGTCGATAAACCCATGAAAAAGGAGTTGGTCATTAAATAATCAAAAATAAATGGAACATGGTAAAAAGAAAAAATTCCATTAAAAAGCAAAACCGCAATTACGGGTTTGGTTAAGAATCGTATTGAGCTTTGTAATACACCAACCCTGTTCAAAACTTCTCCCAGTTTTCTTTTTGGAAGACCATAAAGCAATAACGGCGGAACTGCTAGGTAAATGATCGATTGGATGACCATATGGACAGAAAAAAGATAATGGCCAATACTATATACAGGAGTCCCCATTGCTATAGCAAATAAGGCTAATCCAGTGTAGAATGAGCCTTTTTGCTTTTGCGTTAACTCCATTTTAATAGCTTGTTGTTTCCGTTGATAGTAAATGCCAACAGCAAAGCACCCAAGCAAAAGCAATATATTCCATTCATAAATAATTCCACTAATCGGGTTATGTTCCATCATTACAATTCGATTCCCCTTTGTTTCTGATCCAATCTAGCGCTTTCCCTTTTTATATGCTTTATAAAGAAAGATGCCGTAAACAATTGAAAGCGTAATAAGCACGACAATCAACAGTATAAACATTTGCATCATTTTATCACCCCTTCAGTTTCTACTGTCCAAAACAGGTTCGAGTTTTCATTTTAATTTTGATATAGTGCAGTAGTCAGTTCTCAACTTCCTATTTTTGGATTTTAGTATAAAAATTATGAAGAAAATAGAAAATGTGCAGTCTTCTATCATACTAGTAATAAACATTCACATTACGACAATAAACTCCCTAACCGGTTAGGATTGGACAGGGAGCTGATTGATTATGGCAAGTTTCGGATCAACTATCGGCCAGAATACCTTTCAAGTCTTTGTCCTTCACAACTAATCCAGCATCTTTTAGTTCCTTTTGCAAAATATCCTGTGCTTTAGATTGGTCAATTTTCGAAAGTTTCAATTGATATTCTAACTCTTTTGCCATCGCATCAAAGGATTTTTTTTCTTTTCTATCAGTTAGCTCAATGATGTGATACCCTAATGAGGACTTAACGGGATCGCTAACTTGTCTTACTTCTAATGAATAAGCTGCTTTCTCGAACGCAGGATCCATTTTTCCAATTCCAAACCAGCCAAGATCCCCACCACTTTCTGCTGAAGACTTGTCGGTGGAATATTCTTTTGCTAACTTCTCAAACTTATCACCATTTGCCAATTTACTTTTAACTTCATTCGCGGTCTTCTCATCCTTTACCAGAATATGTCTTGCTTTGATTTCTGGCTTGTAGGCATCATAGCTCTTCTTAATTTCCTGATCAGTGACTTTTATATCTTTAATTAGAGCCTTTTCCATTAAGAGTTGACTTTTCAGCACTTCTTTCAACTCATTTTCATCCTTTATACCATTTTGCATTAGTACCATTTCAAAGTTTTCACCCGTCTGGTCCTTGATTTCCTTCAATTTTCCACTTACTTCCTTATCACTTACCTTGTATTTGTTAGCAAGGACTTTTTTATAGACAAGGTCTTGCAATACTTGTTCTCCATATTTACCTTTCATGGATTCGTACAATTCTTCCTTAGTAATATTTCCGGCTTCTGTTTGTACAATCACCTCGGAGTTTGCGGGACCTGTGGAACAAGCACTTAAACTGATTATTCCTGCAGCCAACGAAATGCCAACTAGTGTTTTCTTCATTTAAATACACCTCTAAGTAGTTTAATAGTTAATGTAAGTTACTGCATGATGATTCGAAAATGAATTACCTTTAATGCTTATATGCTCATATATGCATTATGTTATACTAATCATTATAGGTCAAGTTGTTTATTGATCTTTTTAAAGCGTTTGAATGATTCAAATCTATAAAAATATCGGGAGGATGTATTGTTGCTCGCTACTATTGCTGCAGGCCTGGCACCGGGATTAGCGCTATTATGTTACTTATATTTAAAAGATAGATATGATCAAGAGCCATTATCGGTAGTGGCTAAAGTATTCTTTTCAGGTGCCTTGTTAGTTTTCCCGATCATGTTTATTCATTACGTTTTGGATACAGAAGACTTGATACCCAGTTCAATTATTGAATCGTTTATTACCGTTGGCTTACTTGAGGAATTTTTCAAATGGTTCATTTTGTACAACATGGTATACAGCCACTTGGCATTTGACAAACCTTATGACGGTATTATATATAGTTCGGCTGTTTCTCTTGGGTTCGCTTCTGCGGAGAATATCCTTTACCTGTTTGCTAATGGATTGGAACTCGCATATAGCCGTGCACTATTACCCGTTTCAAGTCATGCAATATTTGGAATTATCATGGGCTACTATTTTGGGAAAGCGAAATTCTCAAGTAGCCCGCCCCTTAGGTGGATAGTCCTGTCCCTGATCATACCCACACTACTTCATGGAGGATATACATACATCCTTCTTACAGTAGAAGATTGGCTGCTGCCTATTGTCTTTTACATGGCTTTCCTCTGGTTTTTAGGGATTAGGAAGTTTAGGCTAGCAACATTAGCCTAAAAAAATCACCATGTTTATTAGATTAGAAAGGCTCCTTCATTACTGAAGGGGCCTATTTTTAATAGAGTACATGTTCAAGACCTTCTAACAAAACATAGTATGTCGGCCGCTTTATAAGTTAATGAATTGCTTGGTTTGAATCGCATTCGTGAACAAATTTGACAATTTAGTGAATATTTTGAATAATATGTACAAAGGTGGTGAAATGAAATGACGAATGAAAAAATTCTTCAGACAGTTAAATTGCTGGGTGGAACCCTTCTTTGTATTGGAATATCGACTTTTCTCACAGGTCTTTTCGTAAGTAAAGGCGAAATTCTGGCAGCAATTGGAGCAGGCACGATTGTGGGTGCCGTTTTCATCTTCCTGATGGGGATCTTTTTTGTTGCTTCAGGAGAGGTATTGGAAAAAACACAACATAAGAATAAAAAAAGAGCGCCATTTTAGACGCCCCGTTGATTAACACATTTATTCATAACCCCATATCAGGGTAAGCAATGAACCAAAGATGGTAACTAAAGCAATGAAAACTGCGTAATAAATATTGGTGTAAATGGACGGTTTATCTTCGCTTTCACCAGCGTGCATAAACACAACCAACTGCACCGCCGCCTGGATGAAGGCTGTCACCAGCAGAATGGACATTCCAATGGTATAAGACAGATCCATGAAATAAACAGCAAGAGCCACTGCAGTGAGGATTAAAGAAAATACAAACCCCATTACTTGTTTTAAAGGAAATAAATCTTTCATGTTTACATCATTCCTTTCAAGTAGACGAAGCTGAAGATAAATATCCAGACCACATCTAGGAAGTGCCAGTACAACGAAAATATGAACGATTTATTGGCTGTTTCAGGCGTAAGACCTCGTTTCTTGATTTGCATAATGATCGCAAGACCCCAGAACAAACCAAACGTTACGTGTGCACCGTGTGTACCCAATGTAGTAAATAACGCAGCTGAAAAACCGCTAGTCTGCAGTGTCAGACCTTCATGGATATATTGTACAAATTCATAAATCTCCAAACCTATGAATCCCAGTCCTAGAATAAGAGTAATGATGAAGAAATTGATCATCGCTTTTACTCTGCCAATCCTCATAGCATGAATTCCTAAGCCAATTGTGAAACTGCTAGTCAAAAGTAATAGAGTTTGAATAATCAGGGTCGGAGCTTTAAACACTTCTTCCCCGCTTGGGCCGCTTCCGGTTCGGTCCACTAAAATAAAGTATGCAGCGAAAAGCGTTGCAAACAGGGCTATTTCCGCCCCCAGGAAAATCCAAAAACCTAAGATTTTCAACCTATTTTCTTCTGTACTATATTCAAGCGGGAGTGATTGATCGATTTTCATTTTCAGATACCTCCCAATTTCTTTTCAGTTTCTTTGATTTCCTTAACGGAAATGTAGTGGCCATGGTCCTTCTCGAAAGAACGGTATAACATACAACCAAATATCCCTAATACAGAAAGAATAGCTAGTGTCCACATGCTGAATACCATCGCGAATCCAAATACAAAGAAGAAAGCACTCAGAACAAAAGGCAACCCACTGTTATTTGGCATATGAATCTTCTTGTACTCACCCGGGAACAAGTCATGACCGTTTTTCTTTGCATCCCAGAACGCCTCAGATGAGTTCACATGAGGCACAATCGCAAAATTGTACTCCGGTACCGGACTGTGAGTAGCCCATTCAAGAGACCTTGCATCCCATGGATCAGATCCGATATTTCGAGGTGCATAGCGAGTGCTGTAATAGATATTGTATACAATCAGAGCAAATCCTATGGCGAGACCTATTGCTCCAATAAAGGAAAGTCCATTCCAAATTCCATATCCTGTCGACTCAGAATAGGTATACATGCGACGCGCTTGTCCGTCAAGACCAGAAATAAACATCGGGAAAAATGTCAAACAGACACTAATCGCGATGAACCAAAACGACCATTTTCCGATGCGTTCATTCAACATGAAACCAAAAATCTTCGGCCACCAGTATGTCATTCCCGCGATCATCGCGAATACTACACCTGGGATGATAACCAGATGGAAATGGGCCACAAGGAACATCGTATTATGATACTGGTAATCCGCACTAGCCATGCCAAGCATGACGCCTGTTACTCCACCGATTGTAAAAATCGGGATAAAGCCAAGGGAGTATAACATAGGAACCGTAAACCTGATTTTTCCTTTCCACAGTGTAAGAAGCCAGTTAAAGATCTTAACCCCTGTAGGAATTGCAATTGCCATAGTCGTTATCGAAAAAATACTATTCACAAGGGCACCCTGTCCCATCGTGAAGAAATGATGGACCCAGACGACAAAGGACAATGCCGAGATCGCCACAATCGAAACGACCATAGACTTGTATCCATATAGATTTCGGCGGGCGAAAGTCGGAATGATTTCACTGTAGATCCCGAATGCTGGCAGGATTAAAATATAGACCTCTGGATGGCCCCAGACCCAGAAAAAGTTGGCCCACAGCATATCCATGCCGCCATTTGTTGTCGTAAAGAAGTTGGTCCCAAATAAACGATCCATTGTTCCCATCGCCAATGCCACTGTTAATACCGGGAAAGCGAAAACAATTATTACATTGGTAATCAGTGCTGTCCATGTAAACATCGGCATCTTCATTAACTTCATACCTGGCGCTCTCATTTTTAAAATGGTAACAATGAAGTTAATACCTGTGATTAAAGTACCAAGGCCTGCAATTTGAATTGCAAGCATATAATAGTTCGTTCCTACTGATGGACTGAATTCATTTCCAGCGAGAGGGAAATACGATGTCCAGCCTGAATCAGGAGAACCACCTACCACGAAAGAAATGTTAAATAACATCGCTCCCATAAAATATAACCAGAAACTTAAAGCGTTCAACCGGGGAAAGGCAACATCACGTGCTCCAATCTGCAAAGGGACCACAAAGTTCATTAAAGCCATGACGAAAGCCATAGCCATGAATAAAATCATCACTACTCCGTGTGTCGTAAAAACCTCATTATATTCCTGGGCATTCAGTAATGTATTCTCAGGTATAGCAGTTTGAGCGCGCATCATCAAAGCGTCGACCCCGCCTCGGAATAACATCAGCAAAGCGGAAATGAGATACATGATGCCAATGCGTTTGTGGTCAACCGTTGTTAACCATTGCTGCCACAGATAGCCCCATTTTCTAAAATAGGTCAGCCCAGCTAAAATAGCTATAATTGTAAGACCAATGGCTACCATCGAAGCGTAAATCGTTGGGCTTGGATTCGGGACAATAAATCGATCAAAAAATTCCATACTCCTGCAACTCCTTTCAAGAAGTTTTAAGTTGTTATACTACCTTACTTATAATCTTCTAGTGATTCATATCCTCCATATCATTTTGATCCATTTCTCCATCAGGATTTTGTTTTTCATCACCATTATTATCCTTTTGAGTGCTTGCCGCTTCTTTTTTGTGATGGCCCTCTGGAGGTGGAGAGAAGGATAAATGTGTTCCTGTATAAGTTAATTGACCTAGATGGCTGGGTTTTAACAGTTCATTGAATTTTTCTTCAGTTAATGGTTTAGCAGTTTTCTTGATCTCTTCTACCCATTTCTCGTATTCAGCCTGCTTCATAGCTGTTACATTAAAGCTTTGCTCTGCGAAACCAGAACCTGTAAAATTCGCATTCCTTCCGCCGTACTCACCAGGTACGTCTACAGCTAGATTTAACTTATTAACCATATCTGCCATCGCATATTTTTGGCCCCCTAATTGAGGAATCCAAAAACTAGAAATCGGCCCATATGAATACAGACGGAACTCAATTGGTCTGTTCGTTGGGATAAAAAGATAGTTGACAGTTTCAATATTTTCTTCTGGATAGCTGAAATGCCATTTCCAATTTGAGGAAGCAGCATATATCACTAATGGTTTCTGATTTTCATAGCCTTCTGGTATCGACTCTACCTCATATGTGGATTTCACTGTAATTATTGAAAGAAAAATGACAATTATGATCGGAATCCCTACAAAGATTGATTCAATCACCTTGCTCCCTTCAATATGTGGCGGTTCATAGTTTTCACTTTGTCTAGAAGCCCTGTACTTGACTAACATGACGATGAAAAGTACAAAAACCGCAATGACAACGAACGCCATAGTCCAGATTGAAATCATGATTACATCTGCAGTTGTACGTGCTTGCGGACCTTTCGGATCAAGAACCATAAGTGGTTCACATCCCGATAGTAAGGTGAAAACACCCAGAATCAACGACAGAATCGCCCATTTCACTTTCATCGAGTTACCCCTTTCTTTAGTTGATGAGACAGTAGTTAGAATCCATGTCCAATTTATATCGCCTTATTTATGTGAATTACATCACATAGGATAACATTATAAATTGTTTTACAATCTGGAAGCATGAAAGTTAACTTAAGAGAATGAAGCTGCAAATCAAACGAATGATATATGAACATATATACATAAATTACCTAAAAGTCATTGATACATGAACACATATACATACATGTTTTCCAGAAAGAACGAACAGTTTCTAACACGGTTATAATGTTAACATACTCATCCAGCTGATAAATTTCTATTTGTGACAAATTTATGAAGGTTTTTATTTACATTTTTGTATTATTCTTTTCCTTTTACTAACTCCAAAAGAATTAAATTAGGAATCTTCACACTTTTATCACAAACAAATGGTAATAATAAAAATATTGACTGTTAATCAATTATGCTATATTTAAATTTTGAATAAAGGGAGATTAATCAATGCGGAAGACTATAGGTGTGTCCATTGCTTTAATGGTTACGTTAATACTTACAGCTTGCGGGCAAGATATAAAGGATCCTTTGAATTGGGAAATAAATGACTTCACTTTCGAAAATCAAAATGGCAAGAAAGTAGGAATGGAGGATTTAAATGGCGAGGTATGGGTAGCAGACTTTATTTTCACTAGCTGTGAAACGGTTTGTCCCCCTATGACGGCTAATATGGATATCCTGAATCAGAAGTTGAAAAAGGAAGGAATAAATAACATTAAATTTGTTTCCTTTAGTGTTGATCCTGATGTTGATACCCCTGATAGAAGAAAAGATTATATGGAGCGGTATGATATCAATCCTGATAAGTGGCACTTTTTATCAGGATACTCTCAGCAAACAATCGAAGACTTTGCTTTGAAAAATTTTAAAACTATTGTTAAAAAGCCTGAAAATGACGATCAAGTTATTCATGGCACTTCCTTTTATCTGGTTGATAAAGATGGGGTAATCGTAAAAGATTATCCAAGTCTTTCTGATGTTCCCTTCGAACAAATGATTGAGGATATTAAGATTCTATTGAACGAGTAGTCATATTTTCAGGGGAATTGTTGCCGAGTTGGCCAAAACGGCAGAAAGAGGGTGACCTGATGGGTTACCCTCTAATAGTTTTTTTACTTGTATATAGGTCATTTTATATCCAGCCAAAATATCTCACAGTTTGGGCAATAAGAAACGTTACACAAAGGGCGATGGCGGTTGGAATGATAAAAGCCATAAATGTCCACTTCTTGCTCTTTGTTTCTTTATAAATATTAATCAATGTTGTGCCGCAAGGATAGTGTAATAGAGAAAAAAGCATCATATTCAACGCAGTGAGCCAAGTCCAATTATGATTAATAAAAATTTGCTTAATATCTTCTATTCCTCCTGCATCAACCAGTTCACCTGTTGATAGATATCCCATAAGAAGGACAGGCAGCACAATTTCATTTGCAGGGAGTCCGATTATGAATGCCATCAAGATATACCCATCCAAGCCTAACATTTGGCCGAGCGGATCAAGAAATTGGACAATGTGCAATAAAATGCTCGTGCCGTTCACATGGATATTTGCCAATATCCATGTCATGACCCCCGCGGGTGCTGCTACTTTAACTGCTCGTTTTAGTACTGCTAGAGAATTGTTCAAAGAAGAACGAATGACAGTATCAAATATCTTCGGCTTTCTATAGGGCGGGAGTTCCAATGTATAGTGTGTTGGGACACCACTTAATACAGTTTTTGATAGAATCCAAGAAACAGAGAATGTTATGATGATCCCAAATAATACAATTCCCACTATGACAGCCGTTGTTATAAAGGATTTGATTCCCCCCGTAAAACCAGCCGCCATAAACAAGGAGGCCAGCAAGATTAACGTTCCCCATCTCCCATTGCAAGGAACAAAATTATTGGTCAGGATGGCAAGCATCCGTTCCCTCGGTGATTCTATTATTCTTGTGGACATCATGGCTGCTGCATTACAGCCAAAACCCATCGCCATTGTAAGGGATTGTTTGCCATGTGCTCCAACAGTTTTAAAAAGCCGATCCATGTTAAATGCTACTCTAGGAAGATATCCATAGTTCTCGAGAAGTGCGAAAGTAGGAAAAAATATCGCCATCGGAGGCAGCATCACACTGATGACCCATGAAGTTCCCCGATAAAAGCCCAATACCAATACACCGTATAGCCAATCTGGAGCTTTTACAAGCTTAAATAATACTGTAATATGTCCCTCAAGCCAGCCAAAAAAATCCGCGAGCATAGAAGAGGGAATATTGGCTCCTGCAATGGTTAAGTAAAATACCGCTCCGAGCATTAGAAGCATGATAGGAAAACCCCAAACAGGAGAAGTAAGCACCGAGTCTAATCGCTCCGTTCTTTCGTCATGTTTTGTTTTGCTATATTCAACTCCCGCCTCAATACATCCCCTGCTATTCCGATACAGAGCCTCCACAATCTTATCGCGTGTTTTTGAGGATGATAATTTCTCTGCTTGCTCAAGCAGTTCAACGAACATTACTTGTTCAGAGGCTGCTTTTTCCATCAGTTTAATCCCTCCTTTGATAAATGCCTATCCTTCAGTTCTTCGAGCAACTTTTCATCACCATCCAATAGCCTTAAAGAAAGCCATCTGGCTGGTACATTGTTTCCGAATACCTTTTGGACCATCGGTAAAAGGTATTCTAATTTTTGTTCAGTTTCGTCATCATATTGAACTTTTACAGGCGAACAAGGAATGACACCTGTTACTACCCTTTCAATTGTATCCAACAAAAGCGGCAGTCCTGTTTTATTTCTGGCTGATATTTTAATGACAGGGACCCCAAGGCGTCTCATCAGTATTTTTTCATTAATCCTGATACCCATTTTCTCAGCCTCATCCATCAAGTTGATGCATACAATGACTTTCTCAGTCAATTCCAGGACCTGCAACGCAAGATTTAAATTGCGCTCGAGTGCAGTAGCATCCGGTACAACAATCGTCAATTCCGGTTTCTCAAACACTATAAAATTTCGCGCTGTCTCCTCATCAAGTGAATTAGAAAAGAGGGAATACGTTCCTGGCAGGTCAATCATGTTGTAGGATTTACCTTTGTGTACGAATGCTCCTTCTTTTATATCCACGGTCTTGCCTGCCCAGTTGCCCGTATGCTGCTTTAGCCCAGTCAAGGTATTAAACAAAGTACTTTTTCCGGTATTTGGATTTCCTGCTAGTGCAATCCTGATTTGATTGATCATTTCTCGACCAGCTCCCCTATAATATTGAGACTCTCTTCTTTCCTTAAAGCAACAGATGCACCGCTTACCCGATAAACAACAGGGTCACCTAAAGGACTTCTTCTCACCACCTCGACTATTGCTCCTGGTACAAATCCTAAATCCAGTAGCCTTCTCCTCATCGTTCCGTGGATATTGAGACTTAAAATTTTTATAAAATCCCCGATTATGCCATCATACAAACTCAACTTGTTTGTCCGTATCATCTTTTTTTCCTCCTAGCCATAGTTTTTCCCTAGAGAAACATTTCTGGTTTATTTCATTATATGTTCACTTATTCATATTGTCAAAATGATTGTAGGAAAGTTTTTTAGCATTTAGGTGTATGCGTGGCTATACAGTATGAATATTGCAAATGCCTTAGTCAGTCTGGACATTGCCTCGAGACACATATTGTTACCCACTACGATATTATTAAATAGTTCTATGCAATAAGAAAAGCGCAAGCGCCTCGACCAGGCCTGACGGTGAAGTCGTTCTTTGACTTCATTGGCAGGACCGAAGCGTCTCGAGCTGCTCAAAGCTAACGCTTCTCGCAAGATACTCGAGGAAGCATACTCTTGGATGAAAACTGGCTAGGCGCTGGAGCTAGACACTAATCTGAGTGTAATAAGTTTATACTTTCTTATAAAACAAAAAAGCTTGCAGGAGGCTCTGCAAGCTTAAAGTTTCTAGTATTAATGATGTCTGGCATGGTCAATTATTTGTTTCAGGACACCCATTACGTGTTCATCATCGCACGAATATATCATGGAAGTACCTTCTCTTCTGTACTTTACTAATCTTAAATTTTTCAGGAATCGTAACTGATGAGAAACAGTGGATTGGAGCATCTCCAGTTGTACAGCAATTTCGTTGACTGATTTTTGTCCTTTTGATAACAGGTGCAGGATCTTGATCCTAGTAGGGTCAGATAACGCTTTAAAAGTTTGCGATACTATAAACAGCGTCTCTTCATCCAAAGTGTTTTCAAGATTCACCATATCAACTGGTTCATGTTCTGATTTCTTCAATTCGTTCACCTCAAGGTTTTATAAGGTTCATTATATCACAGCATGGCCAGCTATTCGAAGTCAATTTAACTGCCTACCAGATTGATATCACCATGATCATCAACTTTATTGAACCAAGTGCAATAGCTAATATGAATAGCAATCTTGAAATTGAAACGGTCCCAATACTTTTCCAGAAAATTTCGTATAAAGCTATATAACTTATAGTCCCTATTGCCGCTCCTATTACCAGTGTATAAAACTTAAGCGGGACGA
It contains:
- a CDS encoding cytochrome c oxidase assembly protein — protein: MMEHNPISGIIYEWNILLLLGCFAVGIYYQRKQQAIKMELTQKQKGSFYTGLALFAIAMGTPVYSIGHYLFSVHMVIQSIIYLAVPPLLLYGLPKRKLGEVLNRVGVLQSSIRFLTKPVIAVLLFNGIFSFYHVPFIFDYLMTNSFFMGLSTFVLFVLALIMWWPVVSPAEFKGTMKPLYKIAYICVMGILLTPACALIIFSKDLLYTSYMQAPQLFGIGPLDDQQAGGAFMKFIQEIIYGTVIGFIFFAWSKDQKNDELENKLGEYEEEYLNNLREL
- a CDS encoding peptidylprolyl isomerase; its protein translation is MKKTLVGISLAAGIISLSACSTGPANSEVIVQTEAGNITKEELYESMKGKYGEQVLQDLVYKKVLANKYKVSDKEVSGKLKEIKDQTGENFEMVLMQNGIKDENELKEVLKSQLLMEKALIKDIKVTDQEIKKSYDAYKPEIKARHILVKDEKTANEVKSKLANGDKFEKLAKEYSTDKSSAESGGDLGWFGIGKMDPAFEKAAYSLEVRQVSDPVKSSLGYHIIELTDRKEKKSFDAMAKELEYQLKLSKIDQSKAQDILQKELKDAGLVVKDKDLKGILADS
- the prsW gene encoding glutamic-type intramembrane protease PrsW gives rise to the protein MLATIAAGLAPGLALLCYLYLKDRYDQEPLSVVAKVFFSGALLVFPIMFIHYVLDTEDLIPSSIIESFITVGLLEEFFKWFILYNMVYSHLAFDKPYDGIIYSSAVSLGFASAENILYLFANGLELAYSRALLPVSSHAIFGIIMGYYFGKAKFSSSPPLRWIVLSLIIPTLLHGGYTYILLTVEDWLLPIVFYMAFLWFLGIRKFRLATLA
- the qoxD gene encoding cytochrome aa3 quinol oxidase subunit IV, translating into MKDLFPLKQVMGFVFSLILTAVALAVYFMDLSYTIGMSILLVTAFIQAAVQLVVFMHAGESEDKPSIYTNIYYAVFIALVTIFGSLLTLIWGYE
- the qoxC gene encoding cytochrome aa3 quinol oxidase subunit III, coding for MKIDQSLPLEYSTEENRLKILGFWIFLGAEIALFATLFAAYFILVDRTGSGPSGEEVFKAPTLIIQTLLLLTSSFTIGLGIHAMRIGRVKAMINFFIITLILGLGFIGLEIYEFVQYIHEGLTLQTSGFSAALFTTLGTHGAHVTFGLFWGLAIIMQIKKRGLTPETANKSFIFSLYWHFLDVVWIFIFSFVYLKGMM
- the qoxB gene encoding cytochrome aa3 quinol oxidase subunit I, which encodes MEFFDRFIVPNPSPTIYASMVAIGLTIIAILAGLTYFRKWGYLWQQWLTTVDHKRIGIMYLISALLMLFRGGVDALMMRAQTAIPENTLLNAQEYNEVFTTHGVVMILFMAMAFVMALMNFVVPLQIGARDVAFPRLNALSFWLYFMGAMLFNISFVVGGSPDSGWTSYFPLAGNEFSPSVGTNYYMLAIQIAGLGTLITGINFIVTILKMRAPGMKLMKMPMFTWTALITNVIIVFAFPVLTVALAMGTMDRLFGTNFFTTTNGGMDMLWANFFWVWGHPEVYILILPAFGIYSEIIPTFARRNLYGYKSMVVSIVAISALSFVVWVHHFFTMGQGALVNSIFSITTMAIAIPTGVKIFNWLLTLWKGKIRFTVPMLYSLGFIPIFTIGGVTGVMLGMASADYQYHNTMFLVAHFHLVIIPGVVFAMIAGMTYWWPKIFGFMLNERIGKWSFWFIAISVCLTFFPMFISGLDGQARRMYTYSESTGYGIWNGLSFIGAIGLAIGFALIVYNIYYSTRYAPRNIGSDPWDARSLEWATHSPVPEYNFAIVPHVNSSEAFWDAKKNGHDLFPGEYKKIHMPNNSGLPFVLSAFFFVFGFAMVFSMWTLAILSVLGIFGCMLYRSFEKDHGHYISVKEIKETEKKLGGI
- the qoxA gene encoding cytochrome aa3 quinol oxidase subunit II; the protein is MKVKWAILSLILGVFTLLSGCEPLMVLDPKGPQARTTADVIMISIWTMAFVVIAVFVLFIVMLVKYRASRQSENYEPPHIEGSKVIESIFVGIPIIIVIFLSIITVKSTYEVESIPEGYENQKPLVIYAASSNWKWHFSYPEENIETVNYLFIPTNRPIEFRLYSYGPISSFWIPQLGGQKYAMADMVNKLNLAVDVPGEYGGRNANFTGSGFAEQSFNVTAMKQAEYEKWVEEIKKTAKPLTEEKFNELLKPSHLGQLTYTGTHLSFSPPPEGHHKKEAASTQKDNNGDEKQNPDGEMDQNDMEDMNH
- a CDS encoding SCO family protein; amino-acid sequence: MRKTIGVSIALMVTLILTACGQDIKDPLNWEINDFTFENQNGKKVGMEDLNGEVWVADFIFTSCETVCPPMTANMDILNQKLKKEGINNIKFVSFSVDPDVDTPDRRKDYMERYDINPDKWHFLSGYSQQTIEDFALKNFKTIVKKPENDDQVIHGTSFYLVDKDGVIVKDYPSLSDVPFEQMIEDIKILLNE
- a CDS encoding ferrous iron transporter B, with the translated sequence MEKAASEQVMFVELLEQAEKLSSSKTRDKIVEALYRNSRGCIEAGVEYSKTKHDERTERLDSVLTSPVWGFPIMLLMLGAVFYLTIAGANIPSSMLADFFGWLEGHITVLFKLVKAPDWLYGVLVLGFYRGTSWVISVMLPPMAIFFPTFALLENYGYLPRVAFNMDRLFKTVGAHGKQSLTMAMGFGCNAAAMMSTRIIESPRERMLAILTNNFVPCNGRWGTLILLASLFMAAGFTGGIKSFITTAVIVGIVLFGIIITFSVSWILSKTVLSGVPTHYTLELPPYRKPKIFDTVIRSSLNNSLAVLKRAVKVAAPAGVMTWILANIHVNGTSILLHIVQFLDPLGQMLGLDGYILMAFIIGLPANEIVLPVLLMGYLSTGELVDAGGIEDIKQIFINHNWTWLTALNMMLFSLLHYPCGTTLINIYKETKSKKWTFMAFIIPTAIALCVTFLIAQTVRYFGWI
- a CDS encoding FeoB small GTPase domain-containing protein; translated protein: MNQIRIALAGNPNTGKSTLFNTLTGLKQHTGNWAGKTVDIKEGAFVHKGKSYNMIDLPGTYSLFSNSLDEETARNFIVFEKPELTIVVPDATALERNLNLALQVLELTEKVIVCINLMDEAEKMGIRINEKILMRRLGVPVIKISARNKTGLPLLLDTIERVVTGVIPCSPVKVQYDDETEQKLEYLLPMVQKVFGNNVPARWLSLRLLDGDEKLLEELKDRHLSKEGLN
- a CDS encoding FeoA family protein, with the protein product MIRTNKLSLYDGIIGDFIKILSLNIHGTMRRRLLDLGFVPGAIVEVVRRSPLGDPVVYRVSGASVALRKEESLNIIGELVEK
- a CDS encoding ArsR/SmtB family transcription factor; its protein translation is MVNLENTLDEETLFIVSQTFKALSDPTRIKILHLLSKGQKSVNEIAVQLEMLQSTVSHQLRFLKNLRLVKYRREGTSMIYSCDDEHVMGVLKQIIDHARHH